In Sciurus carolinensis chromosome 13, mSciCar1.2, whole genome shotgun sequence, a genomic segment contains:
- the Mcfd2 gene encoding multiple coagulation factor deficiency protein 2 — MRSLQLLRAPFLYGLFWAFCAPGARAEEPGASVPHPSSVGLDKNTVHDQEHIMEHLEGVINKPEAEMSPQELQLHYFKMHDYDGNNLLDGLELSTAITHVHKEEESEQAPVMSEEELINIIDGVLRDDDKNNDGYIDYAEFAKSLQ; from the exons ATGAGATCCCTGCAGCTGCTCAGAGCCCCCTTCCTGTATGGCCTGTTCTGGGCTTTCTGTGCTCCAGGTGCCAGGGCTGAGGAGCCTGGGGCCAGTGTCCCCCATCCCAGCAGCGTGGGCCTGGATAAGAACACGGTGCACGACCAAGA GCATATCATGGAGCATCTGGAAGGTGTCATCAACAAACCAGAGGCGGAGATGTCCCCACAAGAACTGCAGCTCCATTATTTCAAAATGCATGATTATGATGGAAATAATTTACTTGATGGCTTAGAACTCTCTACAGCCATCACTCACGTCCATAAGGAG GAAGAGAGTGAACAGGCGCCAGTAATGAGTGAAGAAGAACTGATTAACATAATAGATGGTGTCTTGAGAGATGATGACAAGAACAATGATGGATACATTGACTATGCTGAATTTGCGAAATCACTGCAATAA